A stretch of the Proteus sp. ZN5 genome encodes the following:
- the nudF gene encoding ADP-ribose diphosphatase produces MKKRENIPFLYGREDVKLLNQRDLYKGFFRMTEYRFKHRLFEGGWSEEVKREVFERGNAGVLLAYDPKRDEVVLIEQIRIPAYETSETPWLLEVVAGMVEQGESPEDVVRREAQEEAGVVVGRCEPIVSYLSSPGGTSERMHVYVGEVDATTAKGIHGLACENEDIRVHVVSREQAYRWVEEGVIDNAASVIALQWLQLHHIALRERWSVI; encoded by the coding sequence ATGAAGAAAAGGGAAAATATACCATTTTTATACGGTCGTGAAGATGTGAAATTGCTCAATCAGAGAGATTTATATAAAGGCTTTTTTCGCATGACCGAATATCGCTTTAAACATCGCCTTTTTGAAGGTGGATGGAGTGAAGAGGTTAAACGTGAGGTTTTTGAACGAGGCAATGCGGGGGTTTTGCTCGCTTATGATCCCAAACGTGATGAAGTGGTGTTAATTGAGCAAATTCGTATTCCTGCGTATGAAACCAGCGAGACACCTTGGTTGCTTGAAGTGGTTGCGGGGATGGTTGAACAAGGGGAAAGCCCTGAAGATGTTGTTAGACGTGAAGCCCAAGAAGAAGCGGGGGTTGTTGTTGGACGATGCGAACCTATTGTGAGTTATCTTTCAAGTCCTGGCGGTACGAGTGAAAGAATGCATGTCTATGTTGGCGAAGTTGATGCAACAACGGCAAAAGGCATTCATGGATTAGCATGTGAGAACGAAGATATTCGTGTTCATGTAGTGAGCAGAGAACAAGCCTATCGTTGGGTTGAAGAAGGCGTTATTGATAATGCAGCATCTGTTATTGCTCTGCAGTGGTTACAACTTCATCATATTGCACTAAGAGAGCGTTGGTCAGTAATTTAA
- the ribB gene encoding 3,4-dihydroxy-2-butanone-4-phosphate synthase, which produces MNQTLLSEFGNPFERVELALEALRAGKGVMVLDDENRENEGDMVFAAETMTTEQMAMSIRHGSGIVCLCITEERRQQLDLPMMVENNTSHFHTAFTVTIEAAQGVTTGVSASDRLTTVRAAAADNAKPSDLNRPGHVFPLRAQPGGVLTRGGHTEASIDLATLAGFKPVAVLCELTNDDGTMARAPEVITFAKKHNMPVLTIEDLVAYRLREEKKAG; this is translated from the coding sequence ATGAATCAGACGCTACTTTCCGAATTCGGTAATCCATTTGAGCGTGTTGAACTTGCTCTAGAAGCCCTTCGTGCTGGTAAAGGCGTGATGGTGCTCGATGACGAGAACCGCGAAAATGAAGGCGATATGGTTTTCGCAGCAGAAACGATGACCACAGAACAAATGGCGATGTCTATTCGTCATGGTAGTGGTATTGTTTGTTTATGCATTACAGAAGAACGCCGTCAACAACTTGATTTGCCTATGATGGTGGAAAATAACACCAGTCATTTCCATACGGCATTTACAGTAACGATTGAAGCAGCACAAGGTGTAACAACCGGTGTTTCAGCATCTGATCGTTTAACCACAGTACGTGCAGCTGCTGCTGACAATGCAAAACCAAGTGATTTAAATCGTCCTGGTCACGTATTTCCATTACGTGCTCAGCCTGGTGGTGTGTTAACGCGTGGCGGGCACACAGAAGCGTCGATTGATTTAGCAACTTTAGCCGGTTTTAAACCAGTTGCAGTGTTATGTGAATTAACCAATGACGATGGCACGATGGCAAGAGCACCAGAAGTGATCACTTTTGCTAAAAAGCACAATATGCCTGTGTTAACTATTGAAGATTTAGTGGCTTATCGTCTTCGTGAGGAGAAAAAAGCTGGCTGA
- the tolC gene encoding outer membrane channel protein TolC: protein MKKLLSLLVTMSLAGFSTASQAEDLLQVYQKAKDSNPELRKSLAERNQAFEKINEARGSLLPQLGLGASADYKSGYRDARDTESNSIGASLTLTQSVFNMALWRQLNIQEKTAGMSDVTYQTSQQKLILDTATAYFDVLRAIDSLSFIEAQKEQVYRQLDQTTQRFNVGLVAITDVQNARANYDSVLAQEVAGRNQLDNALEKLRQVSGIYYINLASLNIGRFSTTSPDSIEKLLKDAEERNLSLLSARLGQDLARENIRLAQSGHLPTVDLNASTGVSNSHSHDHRPDALAGHSNSYSGQNSIGLSVSIPLYTGGRTSSQVEQAQYGFTSASEQLESVYRSIVQIARSSYNNISASISSIKAYQQVVVSAQSSLDATEAGYQVGTRTIVDVLNATTTLYDAKQKLSNARYDYLINQLNIEYARGTLNENDLIQLNNALGEEISTSPDSIIRPLTSPALNVAP, encoded by the coding sequence ATGAAAAAACTGCTCTCTCTTTTGGTCACGATGAGTTTGGCAGGATTCAGCACTGCAAGTCAGGCTGAGGATCTGCTTCAAGTTTATCAAAAAGCAAAGGACAGTAACCCTGAGTTACGCAAGTCATTAGCTGAACGAAATCAAGCTTTTGAAAAAATTAATGAAGCTCGTGGCTCATTATTACCCCAATTAGGATTAGGTGCATCTGCAGATTATAAAAGTGGTTACCGTGATGCAAGAGATACCGAATCTAATTCTATTGGTGCAAGTTTAACGCTGACTCAAAGTGTGTTTAACATGGCTTTATGGCGTCAATTAAACATTCAAGAAAAAACAGCGGGCATGAGCGATGTTACTTATCAAACAAGTCAACAAAAGCTGATTTTAGACACCGCGACCGCTTACTTTGATGTCTTACGTGCTATCGATTCACTCTCATTTATTGAAGCGCAAAAAGAACAAGTTTACCGTCAGTTAGATCAAACAACTCAACGCTTTAACGTAGGTTTAGTGGCAATTACTGACGTACAAAATGCGCGAGCAAATTACGATAGCGTACTGGCACAAGAAGTGGCTGGCCGAAATCAATTAGATAATGCATTAGAAAAACTACGCCAAGTAAGTGGTATCTATTACATTAATCTTGCCTCACTCAATATTGGTCGTTTTTCAACAACCTCACCAGATTCTATTGAGAAACTGCTAAAAGATGCTGAAGAGCGTAACTTAAGTTTATTAAGTGCTCGTTTAGGTCAAGATTTAGCGCGTGAAAATATTCGTTTAGCGCAATCAGGTCACTTACCAACCGTAGATTTAAATGCATCAACGGGTGTATCAAATAGCCATAGTCACGACCATAGACCAGACGCATTAGCAGGTCATAGCAACAGCTATAGCGGTCAAAATAGCATTGGTTTGTCTGTTAGCATCCCTCTATATACTGGTGGCAGAACAAGTTCACAAGTTGAACAAGCACAATATGGTTTTACTAGTGCAAGCGAACAATTAGAATCGGTTTATCGTTCTATCGTTCAAATCGCTCGTTCTTCTTATAACAATATTTCTGCATCGATCAGTAGCATTAAAGCCTATCAACAAGTCGTTGTATCTGCACAAAGTTCATTAGATGCAACAGAAGCGGGTTATCAAGTGGGTACTCGTACTATTGTTGATGTATTAAATGCCACAACAACGCTTTATGATGCAAAACAGAAACTATCTAACGCGCGTTATGACTATTTAATTAACCAATTAAATATTGAATATGCTCGTGGCACATTAAATGAAAATGACTTAATTCAACTAAATAATGCACTTGGTGAAGAAATTTCAACTTCACCAGACAGCATTATCCGCCCGTTAACAAGCCCTGCTCTTAACGTTGCGCCTTAA
- a CDS encoding DUF1190 family protein, producing MPMKRTKSINRDAFRKAFRPYRLAPVAIAITAVFALSGCEESDETVSLYMNAQECAQANPSQAAQCEDSYRTALQEAQRTAPKYATLEDCVAEFGDAQCTQTASIDGQPVSTENANNLSPDSSQMAQANSGGSFFMPLMAGYMMGRLMGGGAPAQPLFSSRNPTSPANGKFVDATGRNYGPAVGGRQMNVPKTAMTPKPSTTSTVTRGGFGNTVSRQAAAQRTSATNNNRSSTGSSSYRSGG from the coding sequence ATGCCAATGAAACGTACCAAATCGATTAATCGTGATGCTTTCCGTAAAGCATTTCGCCCTTATCGTCTGGCGCCTGTTGCAATCGCCATCACTGCTGTATTCGCGCTTTCAGGATGTGAAGAGAGCGATGAGACAGTTTCACTGTATATGAACGCACAAGAATGTGCCCAAGCGAATCCTTCACAGGCGGCACAGTGTGAAGACTCTTATCGCACTGCATTGCAAGAAGCACAGCGTACCGCACCTAAATACGCAACATTAGAAGACTGCGTGGCTGAATTCGGTGATGCACAATGTACTCAAACTGCATCTATTGATGGACAGCCTGTTAGTACTGAAAATGCCAATAATTTAAGCCCAGACAGCTCACAAATGGCTCAAGCTAACTCCGGTGGTAGCTTCTTTATGCCATTAATGGCGGGTTATATGATGGGTCGTCTAATGGGTGGCGGTGCACCAGCACAACCTCTGTTTAGTTCGCGTAACCCAACAAGCCCTGCAAATGGCAAATTCGTGGATGCTACAGGCCGTAACTACGGCCCTGCGGTTGGCGGTCGTCAAATGAACGTACCCAAAACAGCGATGACACCAAAACCATCAACAACTTCAACAGTAACTCGTGGTGGCTTCGGTAACACGGTATCAAGACAAGCTGCGGCTCAACGTACCAGTGCAACAAATAATAACCGTAGCTCAACCGGTTCATCTTCTTATCGTTCAGGTGGTTAA
- the hldE gene encoding bifunctional D-glycero-beta-D-manno-heptose-7-phosphate kinase/D-glycero-beta-D-manno-heptose 1-phosphate adenylyltransferase HldE produces MKVTLPDFNKANVLVVGDVMLDRYWYGPTSRISPEAPVPVVKVDTTEERPGGAANVAMNIASLGANSRLVGLTGIDEAAKALSNTLNQVNVRCDFVSVATHPTITKLRVLSRNQQLIRLDFEEGFSNVDPQPIYERIQQALPSIGALILSDYAKGALSHVQEMIQLAKKAGVPVLIDPKGSDFERYRGATLLTPNMSEFEQVVGVCKTDDELVEKGTQLVRDLDLEALLITRSERGMSLLRANEAPLHLPTQAQEVYDVTGAGDTVIGVLATSLAAGKSLGEACFLANAAAGVVVGKLGTSTVSPIELENAIRGRADNGFGMMEEEQLKQAVELARQRGERIVMTNGCFDILHAGHVSYLANARKLGDRLIVAVNSDASTKRLKGESRPVNPLEQRMTVLGALGAVDWVVAFEEDTPQRLIASVLPDILVKGGDYKPEDIAGSKEVWAAGGEVKVLNFEDGISTTNIINAIKKK; encoded by the coding sequence ATGAAAGTAACGCTGCCGGATTTTAATAAGGCCAATGTGTTGGTTGTCGGTGACGTCATGTTAGACCGCTATTGGTATGGCCCAACAAGTCGAATTTCACCAGAAGCCCCAGTGCCAGTGGTCAAAGTAGATACCACAGAAGAGAGACCAGGCGGTGCTGCAAACGTTGCAATGAATATTGCGTCTCTTGGTGCTAATTCGCGTTTAGTGGGTTTAACCGGTATTGATGAAGCCGCAAAAGCATTGAGCAATACATTAAATCAGGTCAATGTGCGTTGTGATTTTGTCTCTGTTGCGACACACCCAACAATTACAAAATTACGTGTTCTTTCTCGTAATCAGCAATTAATCCGTCTTGATTTTGAAGAAGGGTTTAGCAATGTTGATCCTCAACCTATTTATGAACGTATTCAGCAAGCATTACCTTCTATTGGTGCATTGATTTTATCAGACTATGCCAAAGGGGCGCTTTCTCATGTTCAAGAGATGATCCAACTGGCGAAAAAAGCGGGTGTCCCTGTATTAATCGATCCTAAAGGCTCTGATTTTGAACGTTATCGCGGTGCGACACTACTAACACCAAATATGTCTGAATTTGAACAAGTCGTTGGTGTTTGTAAAACGGATGATGAGCTGGTGGAGAAAGGCACTCAATTAGTTCGCGATTTAGATCTTGAAGCGTTGCTTATCACTCGCTCAGAGCGCGGAATGAGCTTACTTCGTGCTAATGAAGCCCCACTGCATTTACCAACACAAGCCCAAGAAGTTTATGATGTGACGGGGGCTGGTGATACGGTAATTGGTGTATTAGCAACCTCTTTAGCTGCTGGTAAATCTTTAGGTGAAGCTTGTTTCCTTGCTAATGCAGCAGCAGGTGTTGTTGTAGGTAAACTAGGAACATCCACTGTATCACCTATTGAGCTTGAAAATGCTATTCGTGGTCGTGCTGACAACGGCTTCGGTATGATGGAAGAAGAGCAATTAAAACAAGCTGTTGAATTAGCGCGTCAACGCGGTGAGCGTATTGTTATGACGAATGGTTGTTTTGATATTCTTCATGCAGGTCATGTTAGCTATTTAGCAAATGCACGCAAACTCGGTGATCGCCTTATTGTTGCTGTAAATAGTGATGCGTCTACTAAGCGCTTAAAAGGTGAAAGTCGTCCTGTTAATCCATTAGAGCAGCGTATGACAGTGTTAGGCGCTTTAGGTGCAGTCGATTGGGTTGTTGCATTTGAAGAAGATACACCACAGCGCTTAATTGCCTCTGTATTACCAGATATCTTAGTTAAAGGTGGCGATTATAAGCCTGAAGATATCGCAGGTAGCAAAGAAGTTTGGGCTGCTGGCGGCGAAGTAAAAGTGCTGAATTTTGAAGATGGTATTTCTACAACAAATATTATTAATGCGATTAAAAAGAAATAA
- a CDS encoding glutathionylspermidine synthase family protein, translating into MKRENIIERPDWREKATEFGFNFHTMYGEPYWSEDAYYQFSMEEVETLEETTEELHQMCLQVADKVANSEELLTRFQIPRHCWDFVRDSWKSSQPSLYSRLDLAYDGKSPAKLLENNADTPTSLYESAFFQWIWLEDQVNAGRLPQNADQFNSIQEKLIDRFAELRDQYGMRYLHMSCCQDTEEDRGTVQYLQDCAEEAQVTTDFVFIEDLGLGERGELTDLQDQIISNMFKLYPWEFMFREDFSTKLADAGIRWLEPSWKSIISNKALLPMLWEMFPNHPNLLPAYFYDGKAPDSLSRYVIKPLFSREGANIRIVENGKDIAVADGPYGEEGFIVQDFHPLPKFGDSYTLIGSWLVNDQSAGICIREDRELITQDLSRFYPHIILD; encoded by the coding sequence ATGAAACGCGAAAATATCATTGAACGCCCAGATTGGCGTGAAAAAGCAACAGAATTTGGCTTCAACTTTCATACCATGTATGGCGAGCCTTATTGGTCTGAAGATGCTTATTATCAATTCTCAATGGAAGAGGTTGAAACGTTAGAAGAAACAACGGAAGAGTTGCACCAGATGTGCTTACAAGTCGCTGATAAAGTGGCTAATAGTGAAGAGTTACTGACTCGTTTTCAAATCCCTCGTCACTGTTGGGATTTTGTACGCGACTCTTGGAAATCGTCTCAACCTTCACTCTATTCACGTCTTGATTTAGCATATGACGGTAAAAGCCCGGCAAAACTGTTAGAAAATAACGCAGATACGCCAACTTCACTGTATGAATCTGCTTTTTTCCAATGGATCTGGCTTGAAGATCAAGTCAATGCAGGTCGTTTACCACAAAATGCCGATCAATTTAATAGTATTCAAGAGAAGTTAATTGATCGTTTTGCAGAGCTTCGTGATCAATACGGAATGCGTTATCTGCATATGTCTTGTTGCCAAGATACTGAAGAAGATCGTGGCACAGTTCAATATCTACAAGATTGTGCTGAAGAAGCCCAAGTAACAACTGATTTTGTTTTTATTGAAGATCTGGGTCTAGGTGAACGTGGTGAATTAACTGATCTGCAAGATCAGATAATCAGCAATATGTTCAAGCTTTACCCTTGGGAATTTATGTTCCGCGAAGACTTCTCAACGAAGCTGGCTGATGCAGGTATTCGTTGGTTAGAGCCTTCTTGGAAGAGCATTATTTCGAATAAAGCATTACTACCAATGCTTTGGGAGATGTTCCCTAATCACCCAAATCTGCTACCCGCTTATTTTTATGATGGTAAAGCGCCTGATTCATTATCGCGTTATGTTATCAAGCCACTGTTTTCACGCGAAGGTGCAAATATTCGTATTGTTGAAAACGGCAAAGATATTGCTGTCGCAGATGGTCCTTACGGTGAAGAAGGCTTTATTGTTCAAGATTTCCATCCGCTGCCAAAATTTGGCGATAGCTATACATTAATTGGTAGCTGGCTGGTTAACGACCAATCTGCAGGTATTTGTATTAGAGAAGATAGAGAGCTTATTACTCAAGATCTCTCCCGCTTCTATCCACATATTATTTTAGATTAA
- a CDS encoding accessory factor UbiK family protein, which translates to MLDPKKLEQVARQIQNVLPQGIKDFGDDIDKKIRTVLQSQLNKLDLVNREEFDVQTQVLLRTREKLNRLEQRLNELEAGLQAKPQAEVAQVEEVEIEVETPAENKA; encoded by the coding sequence ATGTTGGACCCGAAAAAACTTGAACAAGTCGCGCGCCAAATCCAAAACGTTCTGCCACAGGGCATTAAAGATTTTGGTGATGATATTGATAAAAAAATCCGCACTGTTCTGCAATCTCAATTAAACAAATTGGATTTAGTCAATCGCGAAGAGTTTGATGTACAAACTCAAGTCTTATTACGTACTCGTGAAAAACTTAATCGTTTAGAACAACGTTTAAATGAGCTAGAAGCGGGTCTGCAGGCAAAACCTCAAGCTGAAGTTGCCCAAGTTGAAGAAGTTGAAATTGAGGTAGAAACTCCAGCAGAAAATAAAGCTTAA
- the glnE gene encoding bifunctional [glutamate--ammonia ligase]-adenylyl-L-tyrosine phosphorylase/[glutamate--ammonia-ligase] adenylyltransferase, producing MSVIGVFQQLWNKAQCGFSSQLNALAPFSELEQQFFAFSPFATEHLRVNPQWLTDIRQNPPTSVEWQSYESQLTEKLANVDNEDDVMRILRQFRHQQLVRIAWLQYFQLGDIPCALKHLSILAETLICVARDTLYQQCCQQWGTPCDNEGKPQPLLILGMGKLGGFELNFSSDIDLIFAYPENGFTQGGRRELDNAQFFTRLGQKLIKALDQHTIDGFVYRVDMRLRPFGESGPLVMSFAALEDYYQEQGRDWERYAMIKARVLGAEKKEYCQVLRQMLRPFVYRRYIDFSVIQSLRNMKSMISREVRRRGMIDNIKLGSGGIREIEFITQVFQLIRGGREPELQSNSLLTVLNVITKLELLTSQETAQLTESYLFLRRLENLLQSIGDQQTQTLPESEEDKARLTFAMGFDDWETLYQEINYKMQAVSVIFTQLIGEEDENDDEDDISEFKRLWLLGRLPETSSLFHETLTIEALEAINQTLQNFRQDIGKRTIGPRGRDVLDALMPKLLAKICQQPQTLVTLQRVTPLLLSIVSRTTYLELMQESDEVLTHVIRLCAASPMIAEQLALHPLLLDELLDPNSLYQPLPLDAYRDELRQYLLRVPEEDEEQRLEALRQFKQAQLLRIAAEDITGVLPVMKVSDHLTYLAEAIIHAVVHQAWSYMVKRYGEPEHLAHRDGLGFAVIGYGKLGGWELGYSSDLDLVFLLDCPINTVTTGAKQIDARQFYLRLAQRIIHLFSTRTSSGVLYEVDARLRPSGESGMLVSTIQAFDEYQKNEAWTWEHQALIRARMIYGDDELQQMFSRIRHETLCLSRDADVLQNEVRDMRKKMVQHLAPTQADKFDLKTSSGGITDIEFIAQYLVLRFSHQYPALTRWSDNVRIFELMAKHQVMDEDEALALTHAYVTLRNELHHLALQALPAIVDNHCFIAERECVLKSKLKWLGEQE from the coding sequence ATGTCTGTTATCGGTGTATTTCAACAATTGTGGAATAAAGCACAGTGTGGGTTCTCTTCTCAATTAAATGCGTTAGCGCCTTTTAGTGAGCTCGAACAACAGTTTTTTGCTTTTAGCCCTTTTGCAACAGAGCATTTACGTGTTAATCCTCAATGGTTGACTGATATCAGGCAAAATCCACCAACCAGTGTGGAATGGCAGAGTTATGAGTCTCAATTAACAGAAAAATTAGCCAATGTTGATAATGAAGATGATGTGATGCGGATCTTACGCCAATTTCGTCATCAACAATTAGTACGCATTGCATGGCTACAATATTTTCAATTAGGCGATATTCCTTGTGCGCTAAAACATTTGAGCATATTGGCTGAAACATTAATTTGTGTTGCGAGAGATACGCTTTACCAGCAATGTTGCCAACAATGGGGAACTCCTTGTGATAATGAAGGAAAACCTCAGCCATTACTGATTTTAGGAATGGGAAAACTAGGAGGGTTTGAACTTAACTTTTCTTCTGATATCGACTTAATTTTTGCCTATCCTGAAAATGGATTTACGCAAGGTGGACGCCGAGAATTAGATAATGCACAGTTTTTTACCCGCTTAGGTCAAAAGCTTATTAAGGCTTTGGATCAACATACCATTGATGGCTTTGTCTATCGTGTTGATATGCGATTACGCCCTTTTGGTGAAAGTGGTCCTTTGGTAATGAGTTTTGCAGCACTGGAAGATTATTATCAAGAGCAAGGGCGCGATTGGGAACGCTATGCGATGATCAAAGCGCGTGTTCTAGGTGCTGAAAAGAAAGAATATTGCCAAGTTTTACGGCAAATGTTACGTCCTTTTGTTTATCGCCGTTATATTGATTTTAGTGTTATTCAATCACTTAGAAATATGAAATCCATGATCAGCCGTGAAGTCCGTCGTCGTGGCATGATTGATAACATAAAATTGGGCTCTGGGGGGATCCGTGAAATTGAATTTATTACTCAGGTTTTCCAGCTAATTCGTGGGGGAAGAGAGCCTGAGTTACAAAGTAATTCATTATTAACAGTGCTTAATGTCATCACTAAACTTGAGCTATTAACATCACAAGAAACCGCGCAACTAACTGAAAGTTATCTTTTCCTTCGTCGATTAGAAAACTTACTGCAATCTATTGGTGATCAACAAACCCAAACCTTACCAGAAAGTGAAGAAGATAAAGCACGGTTAACTTTTGCAATGGGATTTGATGATTGGGAAACGCTTTATCAAGAAATTAACTACAAGATGCAGGCTGTTTCCGTGATTTTCACACAATTAATTGGTGAAGAAGACGAGAACGATGATGAAGACGATATCTCTGAATTTAAGCGTCTTTGGTTACTTGGACGTTTGCCTGAAACGTCGTCATTATTTCATGAAACATTAACCATTGAAGCCCTTGAGGCGATAAATCAGACGTTGCAGAATTTTCGACAAGATATTGGCAAACGAACGATTGGGCCGAGAGGACGTGATGTTCTTGATGCCTTAATGCCAAAACTATTAGCTAAAATTTGCCAACAACCTCAAACTTTAGTGACACTACAACGCGTGACGCCTTTGTTATTAAGCATTGTGAGTCGCACAACGTATTTAGAGTTGATGCAAGAGTCGGATGAAGTTTTAACGCATGTTATACGGCTCTGTGCGGCATCTCCGATGATCGCAGAACAATTAGCGCTTCACCCTTTATTGCTAGATGAATTACTTGATCCTAATTCTCTCTATCAACCCCTGCCTTTAGATGCTTATCGTGATGAATTACGTCAATATTTATTACGTGTACCAGAAGAAGACGAAGAGCAACGATTAGAAGCATTACGTCAGTTTAAGCAGGCTCAATTACTCCGTATCGCCGCTGAAGATATTACTGGTGTATTACCAGTCATGAAGGTTAGCGACCACTTAACCTATTTAGCTGAAGCTATTATTCATGCTGTTGTTCATCAAGCTTGGTCATATATGGTGAAACGTTATGGTGAGCCTGAACATTTAGCTCATCGTGATGGACTGGGTTTTGCGGTGATTGGGTACGGCAAATTGGGGGGATGGGAGCTAGGATATAGCTCTGATTTGGACTTGGTTTTTTTATTAGATTGTCCAATAAATACAGTGACAACAGGGGCTAAACAGATTGATGCTCGCCAATTTTATCTGCGTTTAGCACAGCGTATTATCCATTTATTTAGTACCAGAACATCTTCTGGTGTGTTGTATGAAGTGGATGCGCGTTTACGTCCTTCAGGTGAATCTGGTATGTTGGTTAGTACTATTCAAGCTTTTGATGAATATCAGAAAAATGAGGCTTGGACTTGGGAACATCAGGCGCTAATTCGTGCCAGAATGATTTATGGTGATGATGAATTACAACAGATGTTTTCACGTATTCGTCATGAAACACTATGTCTTTCTCGTGATGCTGATGTGTTACAAAATGAAGTGCGTGATATGCGTAAAAAAATGGTGCAACATCTTGCACCAACACAAGCAGACAAATTTGATTTAAAAACTTCATCTGGCGGTATTACCGATATTGAATTTATCGCGCAATATTTAGTATTGCGTTTTTCTCACCAATACCCAGCTTTAACTCGTTGGTCGGATAATGTGCGTATTTTTGAGTTAATGGCAAAACATCAAGTGATGGATGAAGATGAAGCTCTCGCTTTAACACATGCTTATGTCACATTACGCAATGAATTGCATCATCTGGCGCTACAAGCATTACCTGCTATTGTGGATAATCATTGTTTTATCGCAGAGCGCGAGTGCGTATTAAAAAGCAAACTGAAGTGGCTCGGTGAACAAGAGTAA
- the ygiD gene encoding 4,5-DOPA dioxygenase extradiol, with product MDTKMMPALFIGHGSPMNVLEDNTYTRLWSKLGETLPQPKAILVISAHWYTDGTYVTAMSQPKTIHDFYGFPPELYAIEYPARGSISLAALIEDLIDPIKLKLDMDQWGLDHGSWGILEKMYPNANIPVVQLSIDARQSAQWHYELGQKLVELRKEGVLIIGSGNIVHNLRMMDWQNSDATPYSWALAFNETVENSLLSDKVPEALFTILSTDEGRLAHPTPDHFLPALYLLGLKQEGEKATVLNNDIVNKSLSMMTFQIG from the coding sequence ATGGACACAAAAATGATGCCAGCGCTGTTTATTGGACACGGTAGCCCAATGAATGTATTAGAAGATAATACATATACTCGCCTCTGGTCAAAATTAGGGGAAACGCTTCCTCAGCCTAAAGCAATTTTAGTCATTTCAGCCCATTGGTATACCGATGGGACTTATGTAACAGCAATGTCGCAACCAAAGACAATTCATGATTTTTATGGATTTCCACCAGAATTATATGCAATAGAATATCCAGCACGAGGCTCGATAAGTTTAGCTGCATTGATAGAAGATCTGATTGATCCAATTAAATTAAAACTCGATATGGACCAATGGGGATTAGATCATGGAAGTTGGGGAATACTCGAAAAGATGTATCCCAACGCAAATATTCCTGTTGTGCAATTAAGCATTGATGCACGCCAATCAGCGCAATGGCATTATGAATTGGGGCAAAAGCTGGTTGAATTACGTAAAGAAGGCGTCTTAATTATTGGTAGCGGTAATATCGTTCACAATTTAAGAATGATGGATTGGCAAAATAGCGATGCGACGCCTTATTCTTGGGCATTAGCCTTTAATGAGACAGTCGAAAACAGCTTACTAAGCGATAAGGTACCCGAAGCGTTATTTACGATTTTATCAACAGATGAAGGGCGATTAGCACATCCTACTCCTGACCATTTTTTACCTGCATTGTATCTATTAGGTTTAAAACAAGAGGGTGAAAAGGCAACAGTGCTGAATAATGATATTGTGAATAAATCGCTAAGCATGATGACGTTTCAAATTGGATAA